A window of Microcystis aeruginosa FD4 contains these coding sequences:
- the rfbC gene encoding dTDP-4-dehydrorhamnose 3,5-epimerase produces MKVIPTEIPDVLIIEPQVYGDDRGFFLESFNQRDFREKTGVNTTFVQDNHSMSLKNVLRGLHYQIPNPQGKLVRVVSGSVFDVAVDARQSSPTFGQWVGCVLSAENKRIFWVPEGFAHGFLVLSERAEFLYKTTNYYYPQYEKTILWNDADLGIDWPLDTPPILSPKDQAGQPFKSVELFP; encoded by the coding sequence GACGGAAATTCCTGATGTTTTAATCATTGAACCGCAAGTTTACGGAGACGATCGAGGTTTTTTCTTGGAGAGTTTTAATCAGAGAGATTTTCGAGAAAAAACTGGAGTCAATACCACTTTTGTCCAGGATAATCACTCTATGTCCTTAAAAAATGTCCTGCGAGGATTGCACTATCAAATTCCCAATCCCCAGGGTAAATTGGTGCGAGTGGTGAGCGGTAGTGTTTTTGATGTGGCCGTGGATGCGCGTCAAAGTTCCCCCACTTTTGGGCAATGGGTAGGCTGTGTTTTAAGTGCGGAAAATAAACGGATTTTCTGGGTTCCCGAAGGTTTTGCCCATGGCTTTCTAGTTCTCTCTGAACGAGCCGAATTTCTCTACAAAACCACTAATTATTATTATCCTCAATACGAAAAAACCATTTTATGGAATGATGCAGATTTAGGGATTGATTGGCCTCTAGATACCCCCCCGATTCTCTCTCCTAAAGACCAAGCTGGACAACCCTTTAAATCCGTGGAACTTTTCCCCTAA
- the rfbD gene encoding dTDP-4-dehydrorhamnose reductase: protein MKKVLLIGAKGQVGQELQVTLPPWGEVISIGREELDLTNSEKIRQLIREIHPDYLVNAAAYTAVDKAEIEPDLAYSINAIAPKIMAESAEKIQAKFLHISTDYVFDGRKNTPYLETDLTNPLGVYGQSKLRGEEEIKTVNSQAIILRTAWVYGSYGKSNFVKTMLRLGKEREELKVVVDQVGSPTWAKDIATAITHLLINVDNPAGIYNFTNSGVASWFDLTKAIFEEAKISGIPLKIQRVIPITTAEYPTPAVRPAYSVLSGQKISQQLGYIPPYWRDSLKAMLNQLFNL from the coding sequence ATGAAAAAAGTTTTACTAATTGGTGCTAAAGGTCAAGTAGGACAAGAGTTACAGGTAACTTTACCTCCTTGGGGTGAAGTTATTAGTATCGGTCGAGAAGAACTAGATTTAACTAACTCGGAAAAAATCCGCCAGTTAATTAGGGAAATTCACCCCGATTATCTGGTTAATGCCGCCGCTTATACGGCAGTAGATAAAGCCGAAATCGAGCCAGATTTAGCCTATTCTATCAATGCTATAGCCCCAAAAATTATGGCGGAATCTGCCGAGAAAATTCAAGCTAAATTTCTCCATATTTCCACCGATTATGTCTTTGATGGTCGGAAAAATACCCCCTATCTAGAAACCGATCTAACTAATCCTTTAGGGGTTTATGGACAATCAAAGTTAAGGGGAGAAGAGGAGATTAAAACTGTTAATTCTCAGGCAATTATCCTGCGTACTGCTTGGGTTTACGGCAGTTATGGCAAAAGTAATTTTGTCAAAACTATGCTGAGATTAGGCAAGGAAAGAGAGGAGTTAAAAGTAGTTGTTGATCAGGTGGGAAGTCCCACTTGGGCAAAAGATATCGCCACGGCCATTACTCACCTTCTAATTAATGTCGATAATCCCGCAGGAATCTATAATTTTACTAATAGCGGTGTCGCCAGTTGGTTTGATTTAACTAAAGCGATTTTTGAGGAGGCAAAAATAAGCGGTATTCCCTTAAAAATTCAGAGAGTAATTCCCATTACTACTGCTGAATATCCTACCCCAGCAGTGCGTCCGGCCTACTCGGTTCTTTCTGGTCAAAAAATCTCGCAACAATTAGGTTATATTCCTCCCTATTGGCGAGATTCCCTCAAAGCGATGCTCAACCAACTATTTAATCTTTAA
- a CDS encoding glucose-1-phosphate thymidylyltransferase, with the protein MKALILSGGKGTRLRPLTYTGAKQLVPVANKPILWYGIESIVAAGITDIGIIISPETGEEIRQTTGSGEQFGAKITYIRQDQPAGLAHAVKTAQSFLGDSPFIMYLGDNLIEDDLSPFLESFHQQSLDALILLRKVSNPSAFGVAKVNETGKVLYLVEKPKEPPSNLALVGIYFFAPTIHQAIASIQPSGRGELEITDAIQELINQNKAVEANKLLGWWLDTGKKDDLLEANRIILDTCLEIALQGEIDPNSQVIGRVQIGQGSKIINSTIRGPVIIGENCHIENCFIGPYSSVANGVKLIDADIEHSVILKDATIIGIHQRIVDSVIGRRAKLEIAPQRPKALRFMIGDDSHVELV; encoded by the coding sequence ATGAAAGCACTAATTTTATCCGGTGGTAAAGGTACGAGGTTACGTCCCCTAACTTATACTGGGGCAAAACAGTTAGTTCCCGTGGCCAATAAACCGATTTTATGGTATGGAATCGAATCAATTGTGGCCGCAGGAATTACCGATATTGGCATTATTATCAGTCCCGAAACCGGGGAAGAAATTCGTCAGACCACGGGCAGTGGTGAACAGTTTGGCGCTAAGATAACTTATATTCGCCAAGATCAACCGGCTGGATTAGCTCACGCGGTCAAAACTGCCCAATCTTTCCTAGGAGATTCCCCCTTTATTATGTACTTGGGTGATAACCTAATCGAGGATGATTTATCGCCCTTTTTAGAGTCTTTTCACCAACAGTCTCTTGACGCTTTAATTCTCCTGCGAAAAGTGTCTAATCCTAGTGCTTTTGGGGTGGCAAAAGTAAATGAAACCGGCAAAGTTTTATACTTAGTCGAAAAACCCAAAGAACCCCCCTCAAATTTAGCTTTGGTGGGGATTTATTTTTTTGCTCCCACCATTCATCAAGCGATCGCATCTATTCAACCTTCGGGCCGGGGTGAGTTAGAAATTACCGACGCTATCCAAGAATTAATCAATCAAAATAAAGCAGTAGAAGCGAATAAACTACTGGGTTGGTGGTTAGATACGGGTAAAAAAGATGATTTATTAGAAGCAAATCGGATTATCCTCGATACCTGTCTAGAAATCGCTTTACAGGGAGAAATTGATCCTAATAGTCAGGTGATCGGACGGGTACAAATTGGTCAGGGTAGTAAAATTATTAATAGTACCATTCGCGGTCCTGTCATTATTGGAGAAAATTGTCACATTGAGAATTGTTTTATCGGTCCCTATAGTAGTGTGGCTAATGGAGTAAAATTAATTGATGCCGACATAGAACACAGTGTAATTCTCAAAGATGCCACGATTATTGGCATTCATCAGCGCATAGTTGATAGTGTTATCGGACGACGGGCAAAATTAGAAATTGCTCCCCAACGTCCAAAAGCTTTACGCTTTATGATCGGGGATGATTCCCATGTAGAATTAGTTTAG